The genomic stretch GCCATGAGGTGGTCCCACAGGACCTGCGCCTTGGCCCAGGGCAGGTAGAACTCGTAGCCCAGTTCGCCCGTGTAGCCCGTGCGGCTGACGATGAGCCTGAAGCCGTCGACCTCCGCCTCCCGGAAGCCGAAATAGCCCAGGGTCGCCCAGTCTCCGGGGATGACCCTGGACAGGACGTCGAAGGATGCCGGGCCCTGCAGGTCGATTTTGGCGATGCCGAAGCTCTGGTTGACGAAGGTCAGGTCCTTGGGGAGGAGCGAACCGATCCAGGCGAAGTCAGAGTCGATGCAGGCGCCGTTGACCACGAGCATGTACTTGTCCGTTTCCAGACGGTAGACGATGAGGTCGTCCAGCACGCCGCCCTTCTCGTTCAGAAGGAAGCCGTAGCGGCACTTGCCCGGGGCCAGGCTGGCCAGATTGTGGGTCACGATCCGGGCCAGGGCGTCGGTGGCGCCGTCGCCGGCCAGGAGAAACTCGCCCATGTGGGAGATGTCGAAGATGGAGGCGGCGGCTCGGGTGTGCTTGTGCTCCTCGAGGATGCCCACGTACTGGACCGGCATGTCCCAGCCCGCGAAGGGGACCATCCTGGCGCCGTTGTCCTTGTGCCAGGCGTGAAGGGGGGTGGTCAGCAATTCGGACATAGGTGTATCCCGCTGTTAAAGGATGAGGAAAATCATGTTTCGGCCCTTGTTTTGCGTATGGCCCTCAGTTCGTCAACCAGGGAGACGAG from Desulfomicrobium escambiense DSM 10707 encodes the following:
- the gcvT gene encoding glycine cleavage system aminomethyltransferase GcvT, whose amino-acid sequence is MSELLTTPLHAWHKDNGARMVPFAGWDMPVQYVGILEEHKHTRAAASIFDISHMGEFLLAGDGATDALARIVTHNLASLAPGKCRYGFLLNEKGGVLDDLIVYRLETDKYMLVVNGACIDSDFAWIGSLLPKDLTFVNQSFGIAKIDLQGPASFDVLSRVIPGDWATLGYFGFREAEVDGFRLIVSRTGYTGELGYEFYLPWAKAQVLWDHLMADPDVRPAGLGARDTLRLEVGLPLYGQDLDTEHTPVEAGYGAMLKSEADFIGKAGLDTVRERLIGLRIEGRRSARHYDEVFVGETKVGIVTSGSIAPSLGCCVAMAYVRADMAEQTAFTIKGARTSLEAARVDMPFFTAGTARRKLG